Proteins encoded in a region of the Lepeophtheirus salmonis chromosome 6, UVic_Lsal_1.4, whole genome shotgun sequence genome:
- the LOC121119221 gene encoding ribosomal protein S6 kinase alpha-3 isoform X2 gives MTMMIPVEGTEGADDPPMCVSDYHRQYRVLRQIANGAFGSVHCVQRRDTKVIHAAKYVKCCHSDVEREVHALRSLSKSRLILQFVGFYTQEKNGIQSVLVTEFLAGGDLFERTSASDYVLTEYKCRTIVRQILRGVQFMHSKNFIHLDLKPFNVVFSKKKDDFDLRIIDFGLAKDLGDHSKIKIGMCGTIEYMSPEVMNCSYASPQSDMWGVGVIAYMLVSGGLSPFFAINRFRTMARVIDCDYSLDVPELNKVSDEAKSFISGLLVKNPSNRLNGDQALSHIWLRDDNLYLGIIETLETTWMRRCLARRRWYRLMNAVRVMRSIKSLKSSSSNCLPSTPTRLLSTPKSRRRNGSSNKSSVDSSIDDDDELDEDEEEAKSYHFAKSLMPKGLPMHRISNYRQTFLKLHLIVNNGSFGTIFCVQHSIRSNEIYASKEVRHSLESVRREANILHQLRNCNKILTLYGLYEKISRNLSVLVTDYLTGGDLVERTSESDFVLNESKCKTIVKQICVGLEFVHFSRILHMDLKPFSVFFVSKENNVEVKIADFCLAKKISSTDGRIKIDSLCGSLEFISPEVLECSYASYATDMWGVGIIAYMLLTGGKSPFWGGNRFRTMAKILAGQFDDVSLKSSKFISQNAKDFIYDLLLIDPYERISAAACLEHPWLNSDSDCVDTLQTLETIWMKQILARRRWQRWFNAVRATTRIRKFSSTLGNDDDDFVF, from the exons ATGACCATGATGATTCCCGTTGAGGGAACAGAAGGTGCTGACGATCCACCCATGTGCGTATCGGATTACCATAGACAATATCGAGTACTAAGACAAATAGCGAATGGAGCCTTTGGAAGTGTCCACTGTGTTCAACGAAGAGACACAAAAGTAATTCATGCTGCTAAATATGTGAAATGCTGTCACTCTGATGTTGAAAGAGAGGTCCATGCCCTTCGATCTTTGAGTAAATCCCGTctcattcttcaatttgttgGTTTTTATACtcaggaaaaaaatggaattcaaTCTGTACTCGTGACTGAGTTTCTTGCAGGCGGGGACTTGTTTGAAAGGACTTCTGCCTCCGACTATGTTCTTACTGAGTACAAATGTCGAACAATTGTTCGGCAAATCCTCAGAGGAGTCCAATTCATGCactcaaaaaactttattcatttagaCCTAAAACCCTTCAACGTTgtcttttctaagaaaaaagatGACTTTGATCTAAGAATAATTGACTTTGGATTGGCAAAAGATCTAGGGGATCactcgaaaataaaaattggaatgtGCGGCACAATTGAGTACATGTCTCCTGAAGTCATGAACTGTTCATACGCTTCTCCTCAATCGGATATGTGGGGAGTAGGTGTGATTGCTTACATGCTTGTTTCTGGAGGTCTTTCCCCTTTCTTTGCTATAAATCGGTTCCGTACAATGGCACGAGTTATAGACTGTGATTATTCTCTGGATGTCCCTGAGCTGAATAAAGTTTCAGATGAGGCCAAATCCTTTATTTCGGGCCTTTTAGTGAAAAATCCCTCAAATAGACTTAATGGTGATCAAGCATTGAGTCATATTTGGCTCCGGGATGATAATCTATACTTAGGAATCATTGAGACTCTGGAGACAACTTGGATGCGTCGTTGTCTAGCTCGCCGCCGATGGTATAGACTTATGAATGCAGTGAGGGTCATGAGATCTATTAAGTCCCTTAAGTCGTCCTCTTCGAATTGTCTGCCTTCTACACCAACCCGATTGTTAAGTACACCAAAGTCAAGGAGAAGAAATGGAAGTAGTAATAAGTCCAGTGTAGATTCTAGCATTGACGATGATGATGAACTAGATGAAGACGAAGAGGAAGCGAAATCCTATCATTTTGCCAAAAGTTTAATGCCCAAAGGTCTTCCAATGCATCGTATTTCTAattacagacaaacttttctcAAACTACATTTAATAGTTAACAATGGATCCTTTGGAACTATTTTCTGTGTTCAACATTCAATTCGTTCAAATGAAATCTACGCTTCAAAGGAAGTTCGACACTCTCTTGAATCCGTACGTAGAGAAGCCAATATACTCCATCAGCTTcgaaattgtaataaaattctAACTTTATATggtttatatgaaaaaataagtcGGAATTTATCTGTTCTTGTCACTGATTATTTAACTGGAGGCGATCTTGTGGAACGAACATCCGAGTCAGactttgttttaaatgaatcaaaatgCAAGACTATAGTGAAACAAATTTGTGTTGGCCTTGAATTTGTACATTTTAGTCGAATTCTTCATATGGATTTAAAGCCTTTTAGTGTTTTCTTCGTATCCAAAGAGAATAATGTTGAGGTCAAAATCGCGGATTTTTGTTTAGCTAAAAAGATATCTAGCACAGATGGTCGTATTAAAATAGATTCACTATGCGGCTCCCTGGAATTTATTTCTCCAGAAGTCCTTGAGTGTTCCTATGCTAGTTACGCAACGGATATGTGGGGAGTTGGGATTATTGCTTATATGTTGTTAACGGGAGGAAAGTCCCCCTTCTGGGGGGGAAATCGCTTTCGCACAATGGCTAAAATCCTAGCTGGACAATTTGATGATGTCTCATTAAAGTCATCGAAATTCATATCACAAAATGCCAAAGATTTTATCTATGACTTACTTTTAATCGATCCCTACGAAAGGATATCAGCAGCTGCATGTCTCGAGCATCCCTGGCTTAATTCGGATTCAGACTGTGTGGATACTTTACAAACACTCGAAACCATTTGGATGAAGCAAATATTAGCGAGAAGAAGATGGCAGAGATGGTTCAATGCCGTAAGGGCCACAACACGGATTCGGAAGTTCAGTTCTACCCTTGGAAATG ACGACGATGACTTTGTCTTTTGA
- the LOC121119221 gene encoding ribosomal protein S6 kinase alpha-3 isoform X1: MTMMIPVEGTEGADDPPMCVSDYHRQYRVLRQIANGAFGSVHCVQRRDTKVIHAAKYVKCCHSDVEREVHALRSLSKSRLILQFVGFYTQEKNGIQSVLVTEFLAGGDLFERTSASDYVLTEYKCRTIVRQILRGVQFMHSKNFIHLDLKPFNVVFSKKKDDFDLRIIDFGLAKDLGDHSKIKIGMCGTIEYMSPEVMNCSYASPQSDMWGVGVIAYMLVSGGLSPFFAINRFRTMARVIDCDYSLDVPELNKVSDEAKSFISGLLVKNPSNRLNGDQALSHIWLRDDNLYLGIIETLETTWMRRCLARRRWYRLMNAVRVMRSIKSLKSSSSNCLPSTPTRLLSTPKSRRRNGSSNKSSVDSSIDDDDELDEDEEEAKSYHFAKSLMPKGLPMHRISNYRQTFLKLHLIVNNGSFGTIFCVQHSIRSNEIYASKEVRHSLESVRREANILHQLRNCNKILTLYGLYEKISRNLSVLVTDYLTGGDLVERTSESDFVLNESKCKTIVKQICVGLEFVHFSRILHMDLKPFSVFFVSKENNVEVKIADFCLAKKISSTDGRIKIDSLCGSLEFISPEVLECSYASYATDMWGVGIIAYMLLTGGKSPFWGGNRFRTMAKILAGQFDDVSLKSSKFISQNAKDFIYDLLLIDPYERISAAACLEHPWLNSDSDCVDTLQTLETIWMKQILARRRWQRWFNAVRATTRIRKFSSTLGNGMKRNDHITLIRHATLIIFLFSPPSTCYVGET; this comes from the exons ATGACCATGATGATTCCCGTTGAGGGAACAGAAGGTGCTGACGATCCACCCATGTGCGTATCGGATTACCATAGACAATATCGAGTACTAAGACAAATAGCGAATGGAGCCTTTGGAAGTGTCCACTGTGTTCAACGAAGAGACACAAAAGTAATTCATGCTGCTAAATATGTGAAATGCTGTCACTCTGATGTTGAAAGAGAGGTCCATGCCCTTCGATCTTTGAGTAAATCCCGTctcattcttcaatttgttgGTTTTTATACtcaggaaaaaaatggaattcaaTCTGTACTCGTGACTGAGTTTCTTGCAGGCGGGGACTTGTTTGAAAGGACTTCTGCCTCCGACTATGTTCTTACTGAGTACAAATGTCGAACAATTGTTCGGCAAATCCTCAGAGGAGTCCAATTCATGCactcaaaaaactttattcatttagaCCTAAAACCCTTCAACGTTgtcttttctaagaaaaaagatGACTTTGATCTAAGAATAATTGACTTTGGATTGGCAAAAGATCTAGGGGATCactcgaaaataaaaattggaatgtGCGGCACAATTGAGTACATGTCTCCTGAAGTCATGAACTGTTCATACGCTTCTCCTCAATCGGATATGTGGGGAGTAGGTGTGATTGCTTACATGCTTGTTTCTGGAGGTCTTTCCCCTTTCTTTGCTATAAATCGGTTCCGTACAATGGCACGAGTTATAGACTGTGATTATTCTCTGGATGTCCCTGAGCTGAATAAAGTTTCAGATGAGGCCAAATCCTTTATTTCGGGCCTTTTAGTGAAAAATCCCTCAAATAGACTTAATGGTGATCAAGCATTGAGTCATATTTGGCTCCGGGATGATAATCTATACTTAGGAATCATTGAGACTCTGGAGACAACTTGGATGCGTCGTTGTCTAGCTCGCCGCCGATGGTATAGACTTATGAATGCAGTGAGGGTCATGAGATCTATTAAGTCCCTTAAGTCGTCCTCTTCGAATTGTCTGCCTTCTACACCAACCCGATTGTTAAGTACACCAAAGTCAAGGAGAAGAAATGGAAGTAGTAATAAGTCCAGTGTAGATTCTAGCATTGACGATGATGATGAACTAGATGAAGACGAAGAGGAAGCGAAATCCTATCATTTTGCCAAAAGTTTAATGCCCAAAGGTCTTCCAATGCATCGTATTTCTAattacagacaaacttttctcAAACTACATTTAATAGTTAACAATGGATCCTTTGGAACTATTTTCTGTGTTCAACATTCAATTCGTTCAAATGAAATCTACGCTTCAAAGGAAGTTCGACACTCTCTTGAATCCGTACGTAGAGAAGCCAATATACTCCATCAGCTTcgaaattgtaataaaattctAACTTTATATggtttatatgaaaaaataagtcGGAATTTATCTGTTCTTGTCACTGATTATTTAACTGGAGGCGATCTTGTGGAACGAACATCCGAGTCAGactttgttttaaatgaatcaaaatgCAAGACTATAGTGAAACAAATTTGTGTTGGCCTTGAATTTGTACATTTTAGTCGAATTCTTCATATGGATTTAAAGCCTTTTAGTGTTTTCTTCGTATCCAAAGAGAATAATGTTGAGGTCAAAATCGCGGATTTTTGTTTAGCTAAAAAGATATCTAGCACAGATGGTCGTATTAAAATAGATTCACTATGCGGCTCCCTGGAATTTATTTCTCCAGAAGTCCTTGAGTGTTCCTATGCTAGTTACGCAACGGATATGTGGGGAGTTGGGATTATTGCTTATATGTTGTTAACGGGAGGAAAGTCCCCCTTCTGGGGGGGAAATCGCTTTCGCACAATGGCTAAAATCCTAGCTGGACAATTTGATGATGTCTCATTAAAGTCATCGAAATTCATATCACAAAATGCCAAAGATTTTATCTATGACTTACTTTTAATCGATCCCTACGAAAGGATATCAGCAGCTGCATGTCTCGAGCATCCCTGGCTTAATTCGGATTCAGACTGTGTGGATACTTTACAAACACTCGAAACCATTTGGATGAAGCAAATATTAGCGAGAAGAAGATGGCAGAGATGGTTCAATGCCGTAAGGGCCACAACACGGATTCGGAAGTTCAGTTCTACCCTTGGAAATG gtatGAAACGCAACGATCATATAACATTGATAAGACACGCAACCTTGATCATATTTCTTTTCTCTCCCCCCTCAACTTGTTATGTAGGGGAGACCTAG